Below is a window of Streptomyces genisteinicus DNA.
TGGCGACAGGGGCGGCGGGCCTGATGTTCGAGCTGGTCTCGCAGCGGCACAGCGACGGCGTCCACCTCCTGCTCTTCGTGCTGAGCGGGGTGGTGCTCGCCCTCACCGGCACGCTGCGCGAACGCGACGAGGTGCGGCGGCGGTTGCTCGTCCAGGAGACCATCAGCGAGACCGAGCGCGCGCAGCGCACGCTGTTGGAGGAGCGCACCCGGATCGCGCGCGAACTGCACGACGTGGTCGCCCACCACATGTCCGTGATCACCGTGCAGGCCGACTCGGCGCCGTACCGCATCGACGGCCTGCCGGAGGCCGCCCGCGCGGAGTTCGCCTCGATCGCGAGCGGGGCGCGCGAGTCCCTGACCGAGATGCGGCGGCTGCTCGCCGTGCTGCGCAGCGACGGCGCGGACGGCGAACGGATGCCCCAGCCCGGCCTGGAGCGGGCCCAGCAGCTCGTGGAGGCGACCGTGCGCGCGGGGGTGCCCGCCGAACTGTCGCTCCAGACCGGCCTGGACGGCCTGCCGGACACCGTCGGCCTGTCGGCGTACCGGATCGTGCAGGAGGCGCTCGCCAACGTGGTCCGGCACGCGCCGGGCGCGCCGACCCGGGTGTCAGTGTCGTCGGACGGGAGTCATCTGACGGTGCTGGTCGTCAACGGGCCGCCGTCCGGGCCCGTGTCGCCGCTGGAGGGCACCGGGACGGGGCACGGTCTGGTGGGGATGCGGGAACGCGTACGGCTGACCGGCGGCACCCTGGACACCGGCCCGCTGCCGGACGGCGGCTTCCGGGTCGCCGCCCGGATGCCCCTGGACCCCGGGTCCACCGGGTCCACCGGGTCCACCGGGTCCACCGGGTCCACCGGGTCCACCGGACATAACGAGCGGATCGAGGGCGGCAGTTGACCATCCGCGTGATCATCGTCGACGACCAGGCCATGGTGCGGGCGGGGTTCGCCGCGCTGCTCGCCGCGCAGGCCGACATCGACGTCGTGGGCGAGGCCCCCGACGGGCGCCGGGGCGTCGAGGTCAGCCGGGCCACCCACCCCGACGTCGTGCTGATGGACGTGCGGATGCCCGAGATGGACGGGCTCGCGGCGGCGCGGCTGCTGCTGGATCCCCCGGCGGGCGTCGTGCACCGTCCGAAGGTGCTGATGCTGACCACCTTCGACGTGGACGACTACGTGTACGAGGCGCTGCGCGCCGGCGCGTCCGGCTTCCTGCTCAAGGACGCCCCGCCCGCCGACCTGATCTCCGCCGTGCGGGTGGTCGCCGCCGGGGAGGCACTGCTCGCGCCGTCCGTGACCCGGCGGCTGATCGCGGACTTCGCCGCGCAGCGCCCCGCGCCCCGCCGGGACCCGGCGCTGCGGCTGGCCGGGCTGACGCCGCGTGAGACCGAGGTACTGGAGCTGATCGCCCGGGGCCTGTCGAACCAGGAGATCGCCGCACATCTCGTGCTCGCCGAACAGACCGTCAAGACGCACATCGGCCGGCTCCTCGCCAAGCTGGGCCAGCGCGACCGGGCCCAACTGGTGATCTTCGCGTACGAGTCGGGGGTCGTACGGCCCGGCGACGCCCCGCGCTGACCAGCGGCTTCGCCCCGTCCTCCCCACGCCGGGGGCGCCCTCGACCACGCTGCGGACGGGCGTGGCGCGACGGTGCCGGAGCAGGACGCTCCGGCGGCGCGGCCGCCCGGGGCGGCGGGCGCCCCGTCTCCGCCACCCCCTACTCCGGTATGACACCGCGGTCGGCACCGCGGTGTGACGTGCCGCCGGACGTCTTCTTCCTACCTTCCTGCCCTCGGTACGGACGGGGAGGAAGGGAGGCGGCTCCATGCGCCGCTACAGGAGGACGCTGGTCGCGGTCGCGCTGACGACGACCGTGGTCGCGGGGACGGCCGGCTGGGCATCGGGCACCGCCCAGCGGCCCGTGACCGGCCCGGTGCCGGGAGCCGCGGCATGGGTGGCCGACCCGGTACTCGACAGGCCGCTGCCCGACCCGGCGACGGCGGAACCGGCCGAGGTCGCCGCCTTCTTCGCGTCGACGACGGAGGCCGAGGACCGGGAACTGACGCGGCGGCACCCGCTGGTCGTCGGCAACCTCGACGGGGCCCCGGTTGCCCTGCGTCTGGCGGCCAACGCCGTGGCCGTGCGCGGGACCGCGTTCGCGCATCTCGCGGGCCGCTCGGTCCTCGCCTTCGACCCGCGGGGCCGGGGGCAGGTGGCCGAGGTGTTCGGGGACCTGGAGCACGCCCGCCAGGTGTCGGTGGTGGTCCCCGGTTCCGATGTGGACGCGGGCACCGCCGACCGCGCGTCGGACCCGTACGGCACCCCGGCCGCCATGGCGCGGGCGCTGCGCGCCGCGGCCGGCCCGGACACCGCCGTGGTCGCCTGGACCGGCTACACCACTCCCGTCGGCGTCGGGCTCGACGCCGCCACCGGCGGGCTCGCGGAGGCGGGCGCGGACCGTCTGGCGCGGTTCACCGCGGGGCTGACCGCGGCCGGGGCACCGCGGCCCGCGCTGTTCTGCCACAGCTACGGCTCGGTGGTGTGCGGGCTCGCCGCCTCCCGGGCCCACGCCCGCGACCTGGTCGTGCTCGGCTCCCCCGGGATGCGGGCCGGCCGGGCGGCGGACCTCGGGACGACCGCCCGGGTGTGGGCGGCGAAGGACCCCTCCGACTGGATCTCCAAGGTGCCGAACGTCCGCTTCGCCGGGCTCGGGCACGGCAGCGACCCGGCCGCGCCCGCGTTCGGGGCCCGCCGCATCCCCGCCGAGCGGGCCGAGGGCCACACCGGCTACTTCGCACCGGGCACGGACTCCCTGGCCGCGTTCGCCGCGATCGCGCGGGGTGAGGTCCGATGAGGGGCGCGACCGGGACGAGGCGGTTCGCGCACCCGGCGGACGGGAGCGCCGAGTCGGGGCGGGGCGGTGGCGCGGTGGTGCGGGTGCGGGAGCGGGCCCGGAGGGTCGCGGGGCGGATCGAGGCGCGGACGCCGGCCGACCGGGACCGGGCCGTCGACGGCCTGCGGGCACTGGCCCTGCTCGCGGTCCCGGCCGGGCACTGGCTGCTCGGCGGATTCACCGTCGGCGACGGCGGCGCGCTCCACAACGCCAGTCCGCTGTCGGCGTTCGGTTTCTTCGCACCCGTGAGCTGGGTGCTCCAGATGCTGGGGATCTTCTTCCTCGTCGGCGGCTACGCCTCCGTGCGCTCCTACGAGCGCCGCGCCGGCGGTACCGGCGCGTGGCTGCGGCAGCGGCTGGCCCGGCTGGGGCGTCCGGTGCTCGGGGTCACGGCGGTGTGGGCGGTGCTCGCCCCGGTCCTCCACACGCTGGGGGTGCCCTCGACCACGCTGCGGACGGGCGCGACGCTGGTGATCCAGCCGCTCTGGTTCGTCGGGGTGTACACCGCGATCACCGCGTTGACCCCGCTCTGCGTCCGTGCCGCCCGGCGCGCGGGCGTCTGGGCGGCGGCACCGCTGCTCGGGGCGGTCGCGGCCGTGGACCTGCTGCGGTACGGGCCGTGGGCGGACGCCGTACCGGGCTGGCTCGGCGCCCTGAACATCCTCCCGGGCTGGCTCTTCGCCTACCAGCTCGGTGCGGCCTGGGGCCTCGGCCGCGCCGGACGGCGCCATGCCTGGGGCCTGGCGGTGGGCGGGGCGGTGCTCTTCGCGGTGCTGCTGCTCGTCTTCGGCTATCCGGCGTCGATGGTGGGCGTCCCGGGCGAGGCCCGCACCAACTCCCATCCCCCGTCGCTGCTGGTGCTCGCCCTGGCGGCGGCGCAGAGCGGCGCGGCGATGCTGCTGCGGGACCGGCTGGGGCGGGCGCTGCGGCGTCCGGCGCTGTGGGCGCCGGTCGTGGTGATCAACCTGTGCGCCATGACGATCCTGTGCTGGCACCAGACGGCGATGCTGGCCGCCGCCGTCCCGGCTTCGTTCGCCGGGGCGGTCCCGGGGCTGACCACCGCTCCGGACACCCTCGGGTGGGTGGCGGCCCGGCTGGCGTGGCTGCCGGTGCTCGCCTGCCTGCTGGCTCTGATCGCCCGCTGGGCCCGTGTCTTCGAGACCCCGTGGACCTCCCGTGTGCGGGTGCCCGTGCGGGCGGCGGCCGGTGTGGCGGGCGTGGGGTTCGCCGTGTGGGCGCTGGGGTGGGCGTGAGGGGCCCAGGCTCCGCCTCCGGGGCTCCCGCGGCCCGGTCGCCGGCGGGGCCGACCGGCCCGGCCCCGCCGCCGGTGGTCCGGCGGCCACCGCGGCGCCCCCTGCGAACCGGGCCCCGCCCGGTCCCGTACCGCGTCCCGCGGCCCCGGTCCCCCGCGGTCCTGGTCCCTGGCTGTCCGGCGGCCGCGGACCCGGGAGGCCGCCCCCGTGTGGAGGCGGCCTCCCGCACCGCGCCGCCGAGCCCGGCGGGGCCCGCTACTCCCGCGCCGCCGACGTCGACGACATGTCCGGGTAGCGGTCGCCCGCGACCTTCCCCGCGATGGGCTCCAGGGCCGCCAGCTCCTCCGGGGCGAGACGGAGGCGGGTGGCCGCCACGTTCTCCAGGAGGCGGGTGGTGCGGCGGGTGCCGGGGATGGGGACCACGGTGAGTCCGTGGACGTCGGCACGCTGCTGCACCCAGGCCAGGGCGACCTGCGCCGGGCTCGCGCCGTGCTCGGCGGCGATGGCGCGGACGGGCTCCAGCAGGGCCGCGTTGGTCCGGGCGTTGTCCCCGGTGAAGCGGGGCTGGAAGCGGCGGAAGTCCTTCGCCGACAGGTCCGCTCCGGCGTCCTGGAAGGCGCCCGTCAGGAAGCCCCGGCCGAGCGGGGAGTACGGGACGAACGCCACGCCGAGCTCCGCCGCAGCGCCGACCGCGCTGCGTTCCACGTCCCGGCTGAAGAGGGACCACTCGGACTGGAGGGCCGCGATGGGGTGGACGGCGTGCGCCTCGCGCAGTTCGGCGCCGGTCACCTCGCTGAGGCCGAGGTGCTTCACGAGGCCGCGTTCGACGAGTTCGGCCATCGCGCCGACGGACTCGGCGAGCGGCACGCCGGGGTCGCGGCGGTGCATGTAGTAGAGGTCGATCACGTCGACGCCGAGCCGCCGCAGGCTCCCCTCGACGGCGGTACGGATGTACGCGGGGTCGTTGCGGACGGTGCGCCGGTCGTCGCCGGCGGACCGGTCGATGGCGAACTTGGTGGCGAGGGTGATCTCACCGCGGTGGGCGGCGACGAACGGCGCGAGGAACTCCTCGTTGGCGCCCTGCCCGTAGATGTCGGCGGTGTCGATCAGGGTGACGCCCGCGTCGAGTGCCGCCTGGAGCGTGCCGCGCGCCTCGGCTTCGTCGGTGTCGCCGTAGAACTCGCTCATGCCCATGCAGCCGAGGCCCTGGACGCCGACGAGGGGCCCGCCGGTCCCGAGTTCCACCGTTGCGATCGTGTGGTCGGCCATGATGTCAGCCCTTCTGGGACACCCGGCGGGCGTCCCCGTAGAACTCGATCTTGTGGTCAAGCACCGCGAGGGTGTCCTGGAGTTCGGCGATGCGCTGGACGACGTCGTGCCGGGTGCGGTGGAGCAGTTCCCGGCGGGCTTCGAAGGTGTGGTCGCCCGCTCTGATCATCTCGGCGTAGGCGACCATGTCGGCGACCGGCATACCGGTGAGGCGGAGCTTGGCCACGAAGGCGAGCCAGTCGAGGTCGCGGTTGGTGAAGCGCCGCTGCCCCGTGTGGGAGCGGTCGATGTGCTGCATCAGTCCGATCCGCTCGTACCAGCGCAGGGTGTGGGCGGTGAGCCCGGTGAGGGCGGCGACCTCGCTGATGGTGTAGCGGTCGCGGCCCTCCGGCCGGGGGTGCGCGGCGGGTGCGGACTGGCAGAGGTCCTTGGGAGCACCGGCGCGGGCACCGGGCCGTCGGGCGGTTCGTGCCGGAGTGGTCTCGATCACCGTCATCCCTCCACGCTAGAACCTTCGAGTGCACTCGAAGCAAGAACAATCCGATGGCGTCCGGAATACGGCGGGTCTAGCGTGCGGCGCATGAGCATCGCACGCCGCGCCGTACCGGGCGACGCCGGGGAACTGATCCGTCTGCGCACCGTGATGCTGGACTCGCTGCGGGGCGCACCGCACCCCGACACCGGGTGGCAGCCCGCCGCCGCGGCCTCGCTGCGCGACCGGCTCGCGGACCCGTCCGGCGGCCTCGCCGCGTTCGTCGTCGAACGGCCCGGTGGCGGGCTCGCCGCCTGCGCCGTCGGGACGATCGAGCGCCGGCTCGGCGGCCCGGACGACCCCGAGGGCTCCGTCGGCTACGTGTTCAGCGTCGCCACGGACGAGGCCATGCGGCGCCGCGGGTACTCGCGGGCGTGCATGGAGGGACTGCTGGGCTGGTTCCGCGAGCACGGCGTCCGCCGGGTCGACCTGCGGGCCTCGGAGCACGGTGAGCCGCTGTACGCCTCCCTCGGCTTCGTCCGCACCCCGGATCCGGCGATGCGGCTGAGCTGGTAGCCCTGCCCTCCGCGGGCGGGGGCCCGGGGACGGGGCCCCGCGCCTCCCCCGCGCCTCCCGGGTGCGCGGCTGCGGCGCACCCGGCCGTGCCGGCCGGCCCGCGGCACCCTCTAGGCTCGTGGGCATGCAGAGCCTGGCGATGATCGAGAACTGGCCGGTGCCCACGGCGGCGGCCGCAGTCGTACGCGCGGACGGGACCGTCGCAGGTTCCCACGGCCCGGCGGACCGGCGTTTCCCGCTGGCGTCCGTCACCAAGCCGCTCGCCGCGTACGCGGTGCTGGTGGCGTACGAGGAGGGGGCCGTCGAGCTGGACGAGCCGGCCGGACCCGACGGCGCCACGGTGCGCCACCTGCTCGCCCACACCTCCGGCCTGGCCTTCGACGAACACCGGGTCCAGGCGGCCCCCGGCACCCGGCGGATCTACTCCAACACGGGTTTCGAGGTGCTGGGCGACCACATCGCGAAGGCGACGGACATCCCGTTCGCCGACTATCTCCACCAGGCGGTGCTGGAACCGCTCGGCATGACGTCGACCACGCTGGACGGCTCGCCGGCGAAGGACGGCGTGTCCACCGTCGGCGACCTGGTGCGCTTCGCGGCCGAGGTGCAGGCGCCGCGGCTGCTGGACGCGCGGACGGTGCTGGAGGCGATGACGGTCGTGCACCCGGGCCTGTCGGGGATACTGCCGGGCTACGGCAGCCAGAAGCCCAACGACTGGGGTCTCG
It encodes the following:
- a CDS encoding sensor histidine kinase gives rise to the protein MADQPDLRRRMTGAARRAARVVAADLGSPSESTAALLGGARSRWVRLLPYVVAVGLVSSLLPVGVTVMTQDYGLNGALAGALATAQSAPLLLAVRRPMHAWWIVFTADVVTAFALLGADGTEGRTWPWTPMAVVGYLFLMAALGLREPRRRLVAVWLATGAAGLMFELVSQRHSDGVHLLLFVLSGVVLALTGTLRERDEVRRRLLVQETISETERAQRTLLEERTRIARELHDVVAHHMSVITVQADSAPYRIDGLPEAARAEFASIASGARESLTEMRRLLAVLRSDGADGERMPQPGLERAQQLVEATVRAGVPAELSLQTGLDGLPDTVGLSAYRIVQEALANVVRHAPGAPTRVSVSSDGSHLTVLVVNGPPSGPVSPLEGTGTGHGLVGMRERVRLTGGTLDTGPLPDGGFRVAARMPLDPGSTGSTGSTGSTGSTGSTGHNERIEGGS
- a CDS encoding response regulator; translated protein: MTIRVIIVDDQAMVRAGFAALLAAQADIDVVGEAPDGRRGVEVSRATHPDVVLMDVRMPEMDGLAAARLLLDPPAGVVHRPKVLMLTTFDVDDYVYEALRAGASGFLLKDAPPADLISAVRVVAAGEALLAPSVTRRLIADFAAQRPAPRRDPALRLAGLTPRETEVLELIARGLSNQEIAAHLVLAEQTVKTHIGRLLAKLGQRDRAQLVIFAYESGVVRPGDAPR
- a CDS encoding alpha/beta hydrolase, with the translated sequence MRRYRRTLVAVALTTTVVAGTAGWASGTAQRPVTGPVPGAAAWVADPVLDRPLPDPATAEPAEVAAFFASTTEAEDRELTRRHPLVVGNLDGAPVALRLAANAVAVRGTAFAHLAGRSVLAFDPRGRGQVAEVFGDLEHARQVSVVVPGSDVDAGTADRASDPYGTPAAMARALRAAAGPDTAVVAWTGYTTPVGVGLDAATGGLAEAGADRLARFTAGLTAAGAPRPALFCHSYGSVVCGLAASRAHARDLVVLGSPGMRAGRAADLGTTARVWAAKDPSDWISKVPNVRFAGLGHGSDPAAPAFGARRIPAERAEGHTGYFAPGTDSLAAFAAIARGEVR
- a CDS encoding acyltransferase family protein, whose translation is MVRVRERARRVAGRIEARTPADRDRAVDGLRALALLAVPAGHWLLGGFTVGDGGALHNASPLSAFGFFAPVSWVLQMLGIFFLVGGYASVRSYERRAGGTGAWLRQRLARLGRPVLGVTAVWAVLAPVLHTLGVPSTTLRTGATLVIQPLWFVGVYTAITALTPLCVRAARRAGVWAAAPLLGAVAAVDLLRYGPWADAVPGWLGALNILPGWLFAYQLGAAWGLGRAGRRHAWGLAVGGAVLFAVLLLVFGYPASMVGVPGEARTNSHPPSLLVLALAAAQSGAAMLLRDRLGRALRRPALWAPVVVINLCAMTILCWHQTAMLAAAVPASFAGAVPGLTTAPDTLGWVAARLAWLPVLACLLALIARWARVFETPWTSRVRVPVRAAAGVAGVGFAVWALGWA
- a CDS encoding aldo/keto reductase, with the translated sequence MADHTIATVELGTGGPLVGVQGLGCMGMSEFYGDTDEAEARGTLQAALDAGVTLIDTADIYGQGANEEFLAPFVAAHRGEITLATKFAIDRSAGDDRRTVRNDPAYIRTAVEGSLRRLGVDVIDLYYMHRRDPGVPLAESVGAMAELVERGLVKHLGLSEVTGAELREAHAVHPIAALQSEWSLFSRDVERSAVGAAAELGVAFVPYSPLGRGFLTGAFQDAGADLSAKDFRRFQPRFTGDNARTNAALLEPVRAIAAEHGASPAQVALAWVQQRADVHGLTVVPIPGTRRTTRLLENVAATRLRLAPEELAALEPIAGKVAGDRYPDMSSTSAARE
- a CDS encoding MerR family transcriptional regulator is translated as MTVIETTPARTARRPGARAGAPKDLCQSAPAAHPRPEGRDRYTISEVAALTGLTAHTLRWYERIGLMQHIDRSHTGQRRFTNRDLDWLAFVAKLRLTGMPVADMVAYAEMIRAGDHTFEARRELLHRTRHDVVQRIAELQDTLAVLDHKIEFYGDARRVSQKG
- a CDS encoding GNAT family N-acetyltransferase; the encoded protein is MSIARRAVPGDAGELIRLRTVMLDSLRGAPHPDTGWQPAAAASLRDRLADPSGGLAAFVVERPGGGLAACAVGTIERRLGGPDDPEGSVGYVFSVATDEAMRRRGYSRACMEGLLGWFREHGVRRVDLRASEHGEPLYASLGFVRTPDPAMRLSW
- a CDS encoding serine hydrolase domain-containing protein, with protein sequence MQSLAMIENWPVPTAAAAVVRADGTVAGSHGPADRRFPLASVTKPLAAYAVLVAYEEGAVELDEPAGPDGATVRHLLAHTSGLAFDEHRVQAAPGTRRIYSNTGFEVLGDHIAKATDIPFADYLHQAVLEPLGMTSTTLDGSPAKDGVSTVGDLVRFAAEVQAPRLLDARTVLEAMTVVHPGLSGILPGYGSQKPNDWGLGFEIRDGKSPHWTGASSSPRTFGHFGQSGTFLWIDPDAGAACVALTDRAFGPWAIEAWPPFTESVLAELRG